In Exiguobacterium acetylicum, the genomic stretch CATGCGAGGTGTTCCGATTCTCGTGTTGCTGTTCATGTTGTATTTTGGACTGCCGGTCATCAATATTCAACTTGACGCGTTAACAGCAGCCATCACCGGTTTTAGTTTGAACAGTGCGGCGTACATGGCGGAGATCATTCGCTCCTCCTTGTTGTCGATTGATCGTGGTCAAGAAGAGGCGGCAGCGTCACTCGGTTTATCTAAGTATCGGACGTTTGTCGGCATCATTTTGCCACAAGCGATCCGGATTGCCATCCCACCACTCTCAAACGTTTTGCTTGATTTGGTTAAAGCTTCATCGCTTGCTGCCATGATTACAGTTCCTGAGATTTTTCAAAAAGCAAAAATTGTCGGTGGGCGCGAATTCGATTATATGACCGTTTATTTTGTCGTTGCGTTCATTTACTGGGGAATCTGTTCTTGTATCGCAGTCATTCAAGAGGTTCTCGAACGTCGTTTTGCGAGGTATCTGTGATTCATTGATATACAGTTATACAAACAGGCGATGGACTATGTCCATCGCCTGTTTACTTTCTTTTTTTGATATATCATATCGTCAACCTTCTCGATACATCGTTAAAAAGTGTTCTAATTGTCTTGGTTGTAACGGGCGATGGAAGAGATATCCTTGCAACGTATGACATCCCAGTCGCTCGAGCAATGCCGCCTCTTCTTCTAGTTCAATCCCTTCAGCTACGATTGTCATATCTAATCGCTTCCCTAACTGAATGATCGTCTCGATCATCGCTCGTTTCTTCTCTGAATGAATGGCTTCTTGAACGATTTCTTTTGGAATCTTCAATTGATCGAACGGTAACTCCACTAATGATTGCATTGATGAAAAGCCTGTTCCGAAGTCATCGAGCGCAATCCGGATCCCGTATAAATGGAGGGCATTTAATGTCTCGATGATTTGCTCTGTGCCTTCAATGAAGATATGTTCTGTCATCTCGATTTCAAGTAATGACGGAGGGAAGCCAGACTGTTTTAAGATTGCCAATACGCGATCCATAAAATCAGATTGACGTAATTCCCACGGTGAGACATTCACGGAAATCGTTAACGGCTCCTTCCCCTCTTCCAACCATGCTTTTCCTTGGAAACAAGCTTGACGCATGACCCAAACGCCTAATGTCTCAATGAAACGTGTCCGCTCCGCAAGTGGAATGAACTCATTTGGCGGAACGAGACCATATTCCGGATGATTCCAACGAATTAATGCTTCGACTCCTGTAATTTGACGCGTTTTTGCATTGACCTGAGGTTGAAATAAAATAAAAAAGTCTCGATCCAGCTCTGCATCGTACAAGTCGCGTGTTAATTGAAGCGCCCGTTTTCGTTCATTTTGTGTCGCTAAATCTGTAATGGCATACGTATTTTTCCGATTGGATTTAGCTGTGAACAAGGCAATCTCCGCATCATTAATGACATGGTCCGTCGTTTCGTCATTTACATAGGAAACACCGATACTTGCAGTGACGTTAATCTGTTTAAAGTCAATTTGAACGCGCTCTGATACACTCGATAAAATATCGTCACAAAGTGTTCGTGCATCATAATGGTTTGGAGCATGCAGTAAAAAAGCACTTCCACTCGCTTTCGCAATCGTACAATCCGGAAAGCGATTCATTAACCGACGACCAATGATGTGCAAAGTGCGGTCACCTGTCCGGTAACCAAAAGCATCATTGACGGTTTTAAAATCATCCAGATCAACAAGACAAATCATGTCGCCTTCTCGTTTTTTCTTGTCCACTTCTATGACAAAAGAAGAACGGTTCGACAAACCTGTCACAGTATCCGTAAATGCTTGTTCTTGTAAACGTGCTAAGTAGTCAATATTACGTTCAAGACGGGTGACGTATTGATTGTGGATCAATAAACTGATGATCGTCGCAATTAAGATAAGTCCAATTCGTGCGATATGATCAGATGCAAACATCGTAACGTTTTCTAATGAAGGGGTTTGATACCAAATATAGAGCAGGGAGATCGTCGTGATGCTCGTTGCGTATAACAACATCGTTCGGTTAATAACAACAAGGGACGCTAAAATGAAAAGTAGCGCGCATGCCCAAACCGTCTGGACTCCCCGATCGATGAATGGATAATAAATATAAGGAATCAATAAAAAAATACTCGACATCATATGAGGTTTTAAACGATCTGACAACGAACTTTTACCGATGAAATACTGCACGATTCCAGCACTTGCAATGACGAGTGCACGTGTCCAATCCTCCCCGTTCAGACCAGAACGACTAAATACGTTGGCAACGATATATAAAACGGCACCACAACTCGTCAATACAAAAATGATCATCCCGAACAATTGATAATTTGCTCGAATCTCTCGATGATATTGAAGACTATTGGAAGAACGTCGCTGTGTATTCACCGCCATCCCCTCTTTCTAGTTCCTGTCGTTTATTTTCCTTATCAGAACCAAAATAAAACCTGAATTTTCTAAAAATAATAAAATATTGGGAAGTCATGATTTTGAGTAGAATGGGAATAGAGAGGTATAGAAAGGAGTAATGATTATGTCACATTTACTATTCATCGAAGCGAACGATAGCACACATCAAAAAAAAGGCATTAGCTCTGAATTGAACGATGCCTTTTTGAACGCGTATCGTGAAACACATCCGGATGATACAGTTACGGTTTTAAATTTATTTGAAGAACGTCTTCCCTTCTTCGATTTGAAACTGGCGAGCGCGGCAGGTCGCCTCTTTAAAGGCGAGGAATTAACTGGAGAGGATGCGACACATGCACAGCGACTTCAGGAGTATTTAAACGGTTTCTTAGATGCCGATAAGGTCGTCTTCTCATTTCCGATGTGGAACTTGACGGTTCCGGCACCGCTGCACAATTATATGGATTACCTTGCTCAAGCTGGTCAAACATTTCGTTATACGGCCGAAGGTTCGATTGGACTTGTTGAAGACAAACAAGTGCTGTTGATTCATTCACGCGGTGGTGATTACTCGACGAAAGAGAAAGCACCGAGTGAACACGCTGTTCGCTACATGCTAGATCTATTGGCATTTTTCGGTATTGAGGATGTATCGACTGTCATTCTCGAGGGACATCAGCAATATCCGGAACGTGCCTCTGAATTAATCGAACAAGCGCTTCAAGAGTGCCGACAATTCGGTCGTAAGTTTTAAGTGGGGAAGAGAACGTACTCTGCATGTTCTTCCAGAAGCAGCTTTTCATGAAGTGGCATATCAAATGCTCGAAAGACGGAATAGGCCATCGTAAAATCGCGTTGGATAGCTGAAAGATCGCCATTCAGTTGTTGAGTGAAATATCCTCGCTGATAATAAAAGTGACCTAAGAAATGACCATCTTCTATTTGAAGACTCTCTTGAATACCTTGTTCGGTGATTTTTAGACCGGCAAGGTATTTTTTTTGCCTAGAAAGTTGTTGTCCATAGTTATATAAAATCTTGATGCGAACCTTTTTCAATTCGATGGATGGATAATTCGATTGAATCAATACCTGGAAGATACCCTCCGCTAAATCGAAGTCACCGTGTTCAACATACAAATTCGCTATCGCCATCTGAATTCTTATATACAGAATAGCTGATTCAAACCAAAGGTGTTCTTTATTAACTAATCGTTCGAGCAATTGAATGGCTTTTAAGTAGTGAAGTTGACTACTTTTTTCCTGAACGATGACTTGATAATATGCTGCCAAATCACGAACTTCCTCAAAATCTACCGTTGAAAGAACATGTTCGATCATCTTTAAGGCATCAACGTATTGGTTAGTCCGCAATAGTTCTGCTAATTGCTCGTCATACGTTTGAAAAACATCACTTCGTAAATGATCTTGAAACAACATCGACAATGGTACCTTTAATCGTTTTGCGACTTGTTGTAGCAAATCGATGGTGGGTGAATTCTTACCATTTTCGATTTTACTGATTTCAGCTTGGCTACAAATGCCTTCACACAATTCTGCTTGTGTAATCTTTTTTTCTTTTCGAATTCGCTTGATTTCATAACCAATCGAGACGGGTAAGTGATCCATTATATCGTCCTTTCTTTCACTTCCGTCCTCACATTTGAAAGTGGAGAAATTGTTTTTTTCCTTTTAAGACTAACGCGGCATGATTATCATTGCCAAAGGCAGTAAATAGGGAATAGGCAAGAGTAAACGCATCATGAATATCACACTTTGGATAATTCAATTCTTCATAGAAACATCCTCTTTGATAAAAGAAATGTCCTAACATCGCTGTATCTTTTCGTTCGATGGATAAACAAATTCCTTGTTCAGTAACCTGTAGCCCTGTTTTAAAGTCATTTTGAAAATACAACTGTTGCGCATGATTATATATAATTTTACACTGTAATTTTTTGAGTGCGTATGTCGAATACTCATACGTTAATAAATCTTCGTAGATTTTTCGTGCATATGGATATTGACCGTTCAAATAATAATAATTCGCGACCGACATTCGAATACGTAAATAAAGAACAGGATACTCTATTTCCATTTGGTGTTCATCCGATAAGCGAAGCAATTGGGAGATACATGTCCGGTAATCGATATCTTTTTTACCTTCGCGAGCGACCCATTCAAAATATTGAATCAATAATTGAACGGAAGGAGGAAGACTAGTCGGTAAACGTTTCATAAATTCTAGCATCTCATCATAACGACGTTGCCTAGAAAAGTCCGACAGTTGTACGTCATAGTCCTGAAATAGCTTTACTTCATTTGAATCGATAAAGATTTGATCCATTGAAATATATAATTTTTGAGACAAACGTTGAACAAGATCGATCGTTGGCATTATTTTTCCATTTTCAATCTTACTTAATTCCGCTTGACTACATACACCCTTTGCTAATTCTTTTTGTGTTAAATTTTTCTCGATTCGTAGTTGTTTTATCTGTTTACCAAATGACTCGATACGCAATCTTCCTCCTCCTTTCTTATATTTTTTGTAGTCATCTTAGTCCAGTACAGATTGTAAATAAGAACCTTTTGTCTTTAGAACGATAGTAGCGTATTGTTTCATCTGAAAAGCAGAGAATAATTCATACGCCATCGTATAATCATGTTTCATCTGCATGACGTCCGTATCCATCCGTTCATAAAACTCACCACGTTGATAATACAAGTGCGCTAAATAGGAAATCTGTTTCAATTGTCGACTGAGATGTATGCCTTCCTCGATGATACGAAGACCCTTTTGAGGCTGATCCATTTTATATAATAATTTTGCATAGTTATAAAGAATCTTTAGTCGTTCACTCTTTAGACCGCTGATTTCTGTAGTAATGCGTAATACTTCATCATATATTTTTTCTGCTTGTTGGTACTGTCCGCATTCCGCATATAAAATGGATAATGCCATCTTGATTCGAAAGTAAAGCACCGGATCTTTCACCCATAAATCCTCTTGGTCCATCCATCGCGTAAATAAAACGGAGGTCGTTCGATAATCAACTTGTTTTTTTCGATATGCAATCACAATTT encodes the following:
- a CDS encoding amino acid ABC transporter permease; the protein is MSSIDWRSVFNPELAVESFPYILSGLGQTLWISLLSMTIGLGIGLILALCRLSRFRVLRIGASAYISFMRGVPILVLLFMLYFGLPVINIQLDALTAAITGFSLNSAAYMAEIIRSSLLSIDRGQEEAAASLGLSKYRTFVGIILPQAIRIAIPPLSNVLLDLVKASSLAAMITVPEIFQKAKIVGGREFDYMTVYFVVAFIYWGICSCIAVIQEVLERRFARYL
- a CDS encoding putative bifunctional diguanylate cyclase/phosphodiesterase → MNTQRRSSNSLQYHREIRANYQLFGMIIFVLTSCGAVLYIVANVFSRSGLNGEDWTRALVIASAGIVQYFIGKSSLSDRLKPHMMSSIFLLIPYIYYPFIDRGVQTVWACALLFILASLVVINRTMLLYATSITTISLLYIWYQTPSLENVTMFASDHIARIGLILIATIISLLIHNQYVTRLERNIDYLARLQEQAFTDTVTGLSNRSSFVIEVDKKKREGDMICLVDLDDFKTVNDAFGYRTGDRTLHIIGRRLMNRFPDCTIAKASGSAFLLHAPNHYDARTLCDDILSSVSERVQIDFKQINVTASIGVSYVNDETTDHVINDAEIALFTAKSNRKNTYAITDLATQNERKRALQLTRDLYDAELDRDFFILFQPQVNAKTRQITGVEALIRWNHPEYGLVPPNEFIPLAERTRFIETLGVWVMRQACFQGKAWLEEGKEPLTISVNVSPWELRQSDFMDRVLAILKQSGFPPSLLEIEMTEHIFIEGTEQIIETLNALHLYGIRIALDDFGTGFSSMQSLVELPFDQLKIPKEIVQEAIHSEKKRAMIETIIQLGKRLDMTIVAEGIELEEEAALLERLGCHTLQGYLFHRPLQPRQLEHFLTMYREG
- a CDS encoding FMN-dependent NADH-azoreductase, translated to MSHLLFIEANDSTHQKKGISSELNDAFLNAYRETHPDDTVTVLNLFEERLPFFDLKLASAAGRLFKGEELTGEDATHAQRLQEYLNGFLDADKVVFSFPMWNLTVPAPLHNYMDYLAQAGQTFRYTAEGSIGLVEDKQVLLIHSRGGDYSTKEKAPSEHAVRYMLDLLAFFGIEDVSTVILEGHQQYPERASELIEQALQECRQFGRKF
- a CDS encoding helix-turn-helix domain-containing protein; this encodes MDHLPVSIGYEIKRIRKEKKITQAELCEGICSQAEISKIENGKNSPTIDLLQQVAKRLKVPLSMLFQDHLRSDVFQTYDEQLAELLRTNQYVDALKMIEHVLSTVDFEEVRDLAAYYQVIVQEKSSQLHYLKAIQLLERLVNKEHLWFESAILYIRIQMAIANLYVEHGDFDLAEGIFQVLIQSNYPSIELKKVRIKILYNYGQQLSRQKKYLAGLKITEQGIQESLQIEDGHFLGHFYYQRGYFTQQLNGDLSAIQRDFTMAYSVFRAFDMPLHEKLLLEEHAEYVLFPT
- a CDS encoding helix-turn-helix domain-containing protein, with protein sequence MRIESFGKQIKQLRIEKNLTQKELAKGVCSQAELSKIENGKIMPTIDLVQRLSQKLYISMDQIFIDSNEVKLFQDYDVQLSDFSRQRRYDEMLEFMKRLPTSLPPSVQLLIQYFEWVAREGKKDIDYRTCISQLLRLSDEHQMEIEYPVLYLRIRMSVANYYYLNGQYPYARKIYEDLLTYEYSTYALKKLQCKIIYNHAQQLYFQNDFKTGLQVTEQGICLSIERKDTAMLGHFFYQRGCFYEELNYPKCDIHDAFTLAYSLFTAFGNDNHAALVLKGKKQFLHFQM
- a CDS encoding helix-turn-helix domain-containing protein; this encodes MKDEHPIGKKLKFFRKLNGLSQKELSAGICSQAEISKIENGKTMPTVELLQQLATVLRVPISELLKSNSEHQLEQVNIFDQKLSTLLRENAFDECFHEMKKISVSESSDEIKRLMTYYEIVIAYRKKQVDYRTTSVLFTRWMDQEDLWVKDPVLYFRIKMALSILYAECGQYQQAEKIYDEVLRITTEISGLKSERLKILYNYAKLLYKMDQPQKGLRIIEEGIHLSRQLKQISYLAHLYYQRGEFYERMDTDVMQMKHDYTMAYELFSAFQMKQYATIVLKTKGSYLQSVLD